One Lacipirellulaceae bacterium DNA window includes the following coding sequences:
- a CDS encoding secretin N-terminal domain-containing protein, which yields MPKSQSSQTRLGSVFSVRFAFCVLAVSLLSSSVSVAQPVGRRGGRPSPEQIEEMKAKYAAQQAAKAQANAQEQNKPKDEEKKPDDKSKEKKDEGKKEEESSGTVSRPNKPSKDADRDELKVTPDKDGYVQFSFKGQPWPDVLQWYADVSGLSFNWTKLPEGFLNLTTQRKYKLNETRDLLNKHLLLHGYTIVVSGDTMTAVEVAKLDPSLIPRVEADDLEDHLPHDIVRVRFELPKNMEPEQAANDVKILTSTNAKIQPLLATKRLHVIDTVANLRNVRDLIYAQQAAIKEDIRPVQFMIKHRRADYVADQVMIVLGLDPASRKTPQELQIEQQRMQLYAQMMKKDPNKVSKMLKSDGPEVHLVVNQRRNSILVNADPATLDVIQRTIDQVDVPDDGGEVVSGNDLTFEKYQTATASTDSIITALKEIGGLHPLTQLQSDKKTRTIFATATASDHAKIRKLIDRLDGSGRSGHVIWLNRRVAADQVAGTIRALMVGEEKKSNNSRRSRYSYFGYYGYGGDDEEADQGEMRIQADIENNRLLLWATQDEHDEVKTLLEEIGALTNPEAGNPNKVRVLESRTPEETARMLERLQNAWSGKNPLQIQGLPSKPESEAPKQESKSKPKEQKRDKLTDDSRRVRASFVQLQEIQPSEEAEPVRITVTPDGRLVIASEDLAALDRLEDLLEQLEPPAQDFKVYQLENSRASLVVINLEEYFDEELKGQKETRYDYWGDYAGTRDKNMGPATLGKKRLLRFIWDIDTNTIVVQNASPAQLATIDELMKIYDRPVGEDSVSARRTEAIPIKYSNATDIANSIKDVFRDLLSSKDKEFQGKEGGGKTRTETYYRFFGGGGDGDSKNKKSAPVKMAFEGALSIGVDEISNTLIISAQEQMFDTVVTIVKQLDEKAKPTTVVQVHEVRGAIPSEKLQKALTAALGQPWAGNKPPGSRDQGKGNKQDNKNGQQDGDKGKKNN from the coding sequence ATGCCGAAATCTCAATCCTCTCAGACACGCCTTGGTTCGGTGTTTTCTGTTCGCTTTGCGTTTTGCGTACTCGCCGTAAGCTTGCTCTCAAGCAGTGTGAGCGTGGCCCAGCCTGTTGGAAGACGGGGTGGGCGACCTTCGCCTGAACAAATCGAAGAGATGAAAGCCAAGTATGCGGCTCAACAGGCGGCTAAGGCACAAGCGAACGCACAAGAGCAGAACAAGCCCAAGGATGAAGAGAAAAAACCTGATGACAAAAGCAAAGAGAAAAAGGATGAGGGCAAAAAAGAGGAAGAGTCTTCTGGGACCGTCTCTCGACCTAACAAGCCATCGAAGGATGCAGATCGCGATGAGCTAAAAGTCACCCCGGACAAGGATGGTTACGTGCAATTCAGCTTCAAAGGTCAACCTTGGCCGGACGTGTTGCAGTGGTACGCAGACGTCTCAGGTCTGAGCTTCAACTGGACAAAGCTCCCCGAAGGCTTTCTCAACCTCACGACGCAGCGTAAGTATAAGCTCAATGAAACGCGTGATCTGCTAAATAAGCATCTGCTGCTCCACGGCTACACAATCGTTGTTTCTGGCGACACGATGACCGCTGTCGAAGTGGCGAAGCTCGACCCGAGCTTGATTCCTCGTGTTGAAGCCGACGATCTCGAAGATCATCTTCCGCACGATATTGTCCGTGTACGGTTCGAGCTACCCAAGAATATGGAGCCTGAGCAGGCTGCCAACGATGTGAAAATTCTCACTAGCACGAATGCCAAGATTCAGCCGTTGCTGGCCACGAAGAGGCTGCATGTTATCGACACTGTAGCGAACCTACGTAATGTCCGCGATCTGATCTATGCCCAGCAAGCGGCCATTAAGGAAGACATCCGCCCGGTGCAGTTCATGATCAAGCACCGCCGGGCGGATTATGTCGCTGATCAGGTGATGATTGTCCTTGGGCTTGATCCGGCGTCACGTAAGACGCCACAGGAATTGCAGATCGAACAGCAACGGATGCAGCTTTACGCACAGATGATGAAGAAGGACCCCAATAAGGTTTCAAAAATGTTGAAATCAGACGGCCCAGAGGTTCACTTGGTTGTCAACCAGCGACGGAATTCGATCCTTGTGAATGCCGATCCGGCCACGTTGGACGTTATTCAACGGACGATTGATCAAGTGGATGTCCCCGATGACGGCGGAGAGGTGGTGTCCGGGAACGATCTGACGTTTGAGAAGTACCAAACCGCAACGGCGAGTACGGATTCTATTATCACGGCGCTGAAGGAAATCGGCGGTTTGCACCCGTTGACGCAACTTCAGAGTGACAAGAAAACGCGCACCATCTTCGCGACGGCAACCGCCAGCGATCACGCGAAAATACGAAAACTCATCGATCGTCTCGATGGCAGCGGACGCTCAGGCCATGTGATTTGGCTCAATCGACGGGTCGCCGCTGATCAAGTTGCGGGAACCATTCGCGCGTTAATGGTCGGTGAAGAGAAGAAAAGCAACAACAGCCGGCGCAGTCGCTACAGCTATTTCGGGTACTACGGCTACGGGGGCGATGACGAGGAAGCAGATCAGGGTGAGATGCGCATTCAGGCCGACATCGAGAACAATCGCCTTTTGCTCTGGGCGACGCAGGATGAGCATGACGAAGTGAAAACACTCCTGGAAGAGATCGGTGCCCTCACCAATCCTGAGGCAGGCAACCCGAACAAAGTGCGTGTGCTTGAGTCTCGTACCCCCGAGGAAACTGCGCGAATGTTAGAACGCCTCCAGAATGCCTGGAGCGGAAAGAACCCTCTGCAGATTCAAGGCTTGCCCTCCAAACCCGAATCGGAGGCTCCAAAGCAAGAATCGAAATCTAAGCCGAAAGAGCAAAAACGTGACAAACTCACGGACGATTCTCGACGAGTACGGGCTAGCTTTGTTCAGCTCCAGGAAATACAGCCCTCCGAAGAAGCAGAGCCGGTCCGCATTACCGTGACCCCGGATGGGCGGCTTGTCATCGCCTCTGAAGACTTGGCAGCCCTTGATCGCCTTGAAGACCTCTTGGAGCAACTTGAACCGCCTGCGCAGGATTTCAAGGTTTATCAACTGGAAAACTCCAGGGCGAGTCTCGTCGTCATCAACTTGGAAGAGTACTTTGATGAGGAGCTGAAAGGCCAGAAAGAGACTCGCTACGACTATTGGGGCGATTACGCGGGGACACGCGACAAGAACATGGGCCCAGCGACACTCGGTAAGAAACGCTTATTGCGGTTCATTTGGGATATTGATACCAACACAATCGTCGTGCAGAACGCCAGCCCAGCTCAGCTCGCAACGATTGACGAGTTGATGAAGATCTACGATCGACCAGTTGGCGAGGACTCGGTCTCTGCCCGTCGGACGGAGGCGATTCCAATCAAGTATTCTAACGCGACGGACATTGCCAACTCGATCAAAGACGTTTTTCGTGATCTGCTCAGCTCCAAGGACAAGGAGTTCCAAGGCAAAGAAGGTGGCGGGAAGACGCGGACCGAAACCTATTATCGCTTTTTTGGCGGGGGCGGTGATGGTGACAGCAAGAATAAAAAGTCAGCCCCCGTGAAAATGGCCTTTGAAGGAGCACTTTCGATTGGCGTCGACGAAATCTCCAACACGCTGATCATTTCCGCGCAGGAGCAGATGTTTGACACGGTGGTGACGATTGTCAAGCAACTCGATGAAAAGGCCAAGCCGACAACTGTTGTGCAAGTGCACGAAGTCCGCGGAGCCATCCCGTCAGAGAAACTGCAGAAGGCGCTGACCGCCGCGCTTGGCCAACCCTGGGCTGGCAACAAGCCGCCGGGAAGCCGCGACCAAGGCAAGGGGAACAAGCAGGACAACAAAAATGGTCAGCAGGACGGTGATAAGGGCAAGAAGAACAACTAG
- a CDS encoding superoxide dismutase has product MAYTLPDLPYAKDALEPHIDAQTMEIHHDKHHAGYVTKVNAALEGTGLDHSIEDLCRNLDKVPEDKRGAVRNNGGGHANHSLFWSVMSPDGGGKPVGELGEAIDNELGGYDDFKEKFSQAAATRFGSGWAWLSVDGAGKLVVESTPNQDNPLMAGNTPILGIDVWEHAYYLKYQNKRPDYIEAFFNVIDWKAVNERYQAAKS; this is encoded by the coding sequence ATGGCCTATACACTCCCCGATCTACCTTACGCGAAGGACGCACTTGAGCCGCACATCGATGCCCAAACCATGGAAATCCACCATGACAAGCATCATGCCGGCTACGTCACGAAAGTCAACGCGGCATTAGAGGGAACAGGTCTGGATCACTCAATCGAAGACCTTTGCCGCAATCTCGACAAGGTTCCTGAGGACAAGCGTGGAGCCGTCCGCAACAATGGCGGCGGACACGCAAATCACTCGCTCTTTTGGAGCGTCATGAGCCCCGATGGCGGTGGCAAGCCTGTTGGCGAGCTTGGTGAAGCGATCGATAACGAGCTGGGCGGCTACGATGACTTCAAAGAGAAGTTCTCCCAGGCCGCAGCAACGCGATTTGGCAGCGGCTGGGCTTGGCTCTCCGTGGACGGTGCAGGCAAGCTAGTCGTCGAAAGCACCCCGAATCAGGATAATCCCCTGATGGCAGGGAATACGCCCATCTTGGGCATCGATGTGTGGGAGCACGCTTACTACCTCAAGTATCAGAATAAGCGCCCTGACTACATCGAAGCCTTCTTCAATGTCATTGATTGGAAAGCTGTGAACGAGCGCTATCAAGCTGCCAAGTCGTAG
- a CDS encoding isocitrate/isopropylmalate dehydrogenase family protein, with product MTRQLAKIPGDGIGPEVVAAAIEIIEAAGVQAEWTELAAGRTAHEELGDPLPEATLEGVRQAEATLKGPTATAKGKGFRSVNVALRQQLELFANYRPAKTMPGIPSRYEDVDLIVIRENTEGLYSGLEHEVVDGVVESLRIITRKASERIARFAFETAQRQDRKRVTCVHKANILKLSDGLFLESCQVVSKEFPEIEFDDWIVDAAAMQMVRNPQAFDVLVMENLFGDILSDLSSGLVGGLGVTPSANIGDGVAVFEAVHGTAPDIAGKGIANPTALVLSGVLMLRYLGEKEAAERIEKAVAAVILEGKAITGDLGGKANTAEYVAAVIEQL from the coding sequence ATGACACGACAGCTCGCAAAAATCCCCGGTGATGGTATCGGCCCCGAAGTGGTTGCCGCGGCTATCGAAATCATCGAAGCGGCTGGCGTGCAGGCCGAGTGGACTGAACTTGCGGCGGGGCGTACCGCGCACGAGGAATTGGGCGACCCGTTACCCGAGGCGACGCTTGAAGGAGTTCGACAAGCCGAAGCGACTTTGAAAGGCCCCACGGCAACGGCCAAGGGAAAGGGCTTCCGTAGCGTCAACGTTGCGCTCCGGCAGCAGTTAGAATTGTTCGCCAACTATCGTCCTGCCAAGACAATGCCTGGCATCCCGAGTCGTTACGAAGATGTCGATCTAATCGTCATCCGCGAAAACACTGAAGGACTTTACAGCGGGCTTGAGCATGAAGTCGTCGACGGAGTGGTCGAGAGTCTCCGCATCATTACGCGAAAGGCATCCGAGCGGATTGCCCGATTCGCTTTCGAGACGGCCCAACGGCAAGATCGCAAGCGTGTGACCTGCGTGCACAAGGCGAACATTCTCAAACTGAGCGATGGCTTGTTTTTGGAGTCTTGCCAAGTGGTGTCCAAAGAGTTTCCGGAGATCGAATTCGACGACTGGATCGTCGACGCCGCGGCAATGCAGATGGTGCGAAACCCTCAGGCGTTCGACGTACTGGTGATGGAGAACTTGTTCGGAGATATTCTCTCCGACCTTTCCAGCGGCCTCGTCGGAGGGCTAGGTGTCACGCCGAGTGCCAACATCGGGGACGGGGTCGCGGTGTTCGAGGCCGTTCACGGCACAGCCCCAGATATCGCGGGGAAAGGTATTGCTAATCCTACGGCTTTGGTGCTGAGCGGAGTTCTCATGCTGCGTTATCTCGGGGAAAAAGAAGCTGCCGAGCGAATCGAGAAGGCCGTCGCTGCTGTTATTCTAGAAGGAAAAGCAATCACCGGCGATTTGGGCGGGAAGGCGAATACGGCTGAATATGTGGCTGCGGTGATTGAACAACTGTAG
- a CDS encoding GGDEF domain-containing protein has product MFSLLRDLSFSDALLAEAAAFAAIATVGYLFGSRTRRQKKAHHGQAEGSLHIEVSRAKQIATELQDVTLNIRKELASHHSNIADFQQRMKQLQSEENEEAWQTLGQEAEAILGPTLRLTTNLSLAYDQLRKQSAQLMTFAGSRTDAETGVHNRRALQEQLDVLFSMFNPTEESNQGHFALALFSIESHDEDCAVVPFAKMLAESVRGTDFVARYSTDEFAVVMPQTTLAGGLIFSQRFLAKAVDTLGSDVWGGVVETISVDDSERLLSRADSALYSARATGESCLYQHANGMLRRANAPGTESTLDNAQRNETAAEEPSEAATS; this is encoded by the coding sequence ATGTTTTCACTTCTACGAGACTTGAGTTTCTCTGATGCGTTGCTTGCCGAGGCCGCTGCTTTTGCGGCGATTGCTACGGTTGGCTATCTGTTCGGCAGCAGAACGCGTCGCCAGAAGAAGGCCCACCACGGTCAAGCGGAAGGCTCGCTACATATTGAAGTAAGTCGAGCGAAGCAAATCGCCACCGAACTACAGGATGTTACGCTCAATATTCGTAAGGAACTCGCCAGCCATCATTCCAACATCGCTGACTTTCAGCAGCGGATGAAGCAGTTGCAAAGCGAAGAGAATGAGGAGGCTTGGCAAACCTTGGGTCAGGAAGCAGAAGCCATCTTGGGCCCTACCTTGCGACTCACGACGAATCTCTCACTTGCCTACGATCAGCTACGAAAACAATCGGCCCAGTTGATGACCTTTGCCGGCTCGCGGACCGACGCGGAAACTGGAGTCCATAACCGGCGTGCTTTGCAAGAACAACTCGACGTGCTGTTCTCAATGTTCAACCCCACCGAAGAAAGCAACCAAGGACATTTCGCGCTGGCTTTGTTCAGCATTGAATCACACGACGAGGATTGCGCCGTCGTTCCGTTTGCAAAGATGCTTGCCGAAAGTGTCCGCGGCACGGATTTCGTCGCACGCTATAGTACTGACGAGTTCGCTGTCGTCATGCCGCAGACGACGTTAGCGGGAGGGCTAATCTTCTCGCAACGGTTCCTTGCGAAAGCAGTCGATACACTAGGATCCGATGTCTGGGGTGGCGTTGTCGAGACGATCTCAGTTGACGATTCCGAACGCCTTCTCTCGCGTGCAGATTCCGCGCTATACAGCGCCCGTGCCACCGGTGAATCGTGCTTGTACCAGCACGCCAACGGGATGCTAAGGCGAGCGAACGCTCCTGGGACCGAGTCAACTCTTGACAATGCTCAAAGGAATGAAACTGCTGCGGAAGAGCCATCTGAGGCTGCCACCAGTTGA
- a CDS encoding diguanylate cyclase — MLSSPAPTDSTATAETPAPTVAPHPEVTSRKEATETRVAEISSLLSALENAAAESGLAAPPKPQQPVEANDHENKLVQVRLGMASGLFAALRHKHPQSASHCLRVALGCSSWAFYKKLDPETHDVVELAALMHDLGKIGVPDSILLKPARISPEETEVVLEHRRGGIEILAACCSSQRVLDAVKYSTASFDGKSGDLPLSGEQISVEARMIAIVDAFDAMTTDHLYRQAMSRDRAIAELFENAGSQFDPVLVKQFVDLLGQRQDLLTEKVASRWLGELNTHPQEMPWQLRQAASVPADMVVQPVAAKPQAVAKGSLFEQKLIEAMHDGVMFVDAQLRIQLWSKGAERLTGVSSGAAQGRIFTPDLLDMCNAEGRRVGGDACPVAQAVKTSSQIRQRLQLLGRQGKHVAVDLHAVPVLTDGGALQGATVMLHDAQPEASLEEKCEALHAEVTKDPMTKVANRAEFDRMQALFIEAHEQAGMPCSLIMVDIDHFKSINDTYGHQAGDEAIITVANLLQSMCRSGDLVARYGGEEFAVLCADCGNATAAARADQIRRKLAEMPHTSLGNKRITASFGVTELQAGDNPESMLRRSDRALLMAKEQGRNQVVQLGNGMEEKPEKKKRWWNFGRRRGKSVIDTKLTSMVPIDIAIEKLRGFVSDHQAKVLKTKENRVEMEITSESVSHHRRNGDREIRFIVEIEFSEEHFEKANGAGFGKGKQVRTRADVKVSPKRGRNRRKAETAERARLLMQSLKAYLMAREDDGTPEDEPRRFEPTVV; from the coding sequence ATGCTTTCATCCCCCGCTCCTACAGACTCGACAGCAACTGCAGAAACTCCTGCGCCCACGGTCGCTCCTCATCCCGAGGTTACTTCGCGAAAAGAGGCGACAGAGACTCGCGTTGCTGAGATTAGCTCCCTACTAAGTGCTTTAGAGAACGCAGCCGCCGAAAGCGGCCTGGCGGCACCCCCAAAGCCGCAGCAACCTGTCGAGGCAAACGACCATGAGAATAAGCTTGTCCAGGTGCGCCTTGGGATGGCGAGTGGTCTGTTTGCTGCCTTGAGGCATAAGCATCCTCAAAGCGCATCGCACTGCTTACGCGTGGCGTTGGGATGCAGTTCTTGGGCATTTTATAAGAAGCTCGATCCTGAAACCCATGACGTGGTCGAGCTTGCCGCATTGATGCACGATCTTGGCAAGATTGGGGTTCCCGACAGTATTCTGTTGAAGCCTGCACGTATATCGCCTGAAGAAACAGAAGTTGTACTTGAGCATCGCCGCGGCGGCATCGAAATTCTTGCCGCTTGCTGCAGTTCGCAACGCGTTCTCGACGCGGTGAAGTACTCAACCGCTTCCTTCGATGGCAAATCGGGCGATTTACCGCTTTCAGGAGAACAAATTTCCGTTGAAGCACGGATGATTGCCATTGTCGACGCCTTTGACGCGATGACGACCGATCACCTCTATCGCCAAGCGATGTCACGAGACCGGGCGATTGCTGAGTTGTTCGAAAATGCGGGATCGCAATTCGACCCCGTATTGGTCAAACAGTTTGTTGATCTTTTGGGTCAGCGACAGGACCTGCTGACAGAAAAAGTCGCTTCTCGATGGCTAGGAGAGCTGAACACGCACCCACAAGAGATGCCTTGGCAGCTTCGTCAGGCAGCTTCCGTACCGGCAGACATGGTTGTTCAGCCTGTGGCGGCTAAGCCACAAGCGGTTGCGAAGGGCTCGCTGTTTGAGCAGAAACTCATCGAAGCGATGCACGACGGCGTCATGTTCGTCGACGCACAGTTACGGATTCAACTTTGGAGCAAGGGTGCCGAGCGGCTCACCGGAGTGAGTAGCGGAGCCGCGCAAGGACGAATCTTCACGCCCGACTTGCTCGACATGTGCAATGCCGAGGGTCGCCGCGTTGGTGGTGATGCTTGCCCTGTTGCCCAAGCCGTGAAGACAAGTTCTCAGATCAGGCAGCGTTTGCAATTGCTCGGTCGTCAAGGGAAACACGTGGCCGTTGACCTCCACGCGGTACCGGTTCTCACCGATGGTGGAGCCCTGCAAGGTGCCACGGTCATGCTGCACGACGCTCAGCCTGAGGCTTCGCTCGAAGAGAAATGCGAAGCACTCCACGCTGAAGTGACCAAAGACCCGATGACCAAAGTGGCGAACCGGGCGGAGTTCGACCGGATGCAAGCCCTGTTCATCGAAGCTCATGAGCAGGCCGGCATGCCTTGTAGCCTGATCATGGTGGATATCGACCACTTCAAGAGCATCAACGATACCTACGGGCACCAGGCGGGCGACGAGGCAATCATCACGGTTGCCAACCTGTTGCAGTCGATGTGTCGCTCTGGCGATCTCGTTGCTCGTTATGGCGGTGAAGAGTTTGCCGTGCTATGTGCTGATTGCGGTAATGCAACTGCCGCGGCTCGTGCCGATCAGATACGTCGCAAGCTTGCCGAGATGCCGCACACTTCGCTAGGCAACAAGCGAATCACCGCCAGCTTTGGTGTTACTGAATTGCAAGCAGGTGATAACCCCGAAAGCATGCTCCGACGTTCGGATCGAGCGCTACTCATGGCCAAAGAACAGGGACGCAATCAAGTCGTCCAGTTGGGAAATGGTATGGAAGAGAAACCAGAGAAAAAGAAAAGGTGGTGGAACTTCGGCAGAAGGCGCGGCAAATCCGTGATTGACACCAAGCTCACTAGCATGGTGCCCATCGACATTGCCATCGAGAAGCTGCGCGGCTTCGTCTCCGACCACCAAGCGAAAGTTCTCAAGACAAAAGAAAATCGTGTTGAGATGGAAATCACCAGCGAGTCCGTCTCACACCATCGGCGTAACGGTGATCGTGAGATTCGGTTTATCGTCGAGATTGAGTTCTCCGAAGAGCACTTCGAGAAGGCCAACGGAGCCGGCTTCGGAAAAGGCAAGCAAGTGCGAACTCGCGCCGATGTAAAAGTTAGCCCCAAGCGGGGACGCAACCGCCGGAAAGCGGAAACTGCCGAGCGTGCTCGACTGCTTATGCAAAGTCTGAAGGCTTACCTGATGGCCCGTGAAGATGACGGCACACCAGAGGATGAGCCACGACGGTTCGAGCCCACGGTTGTGTGA
- the gltX gene encoding glutamate--tRNA ligase, which translates to MSVRTRFAPSPTGFLHIGGVRTALFNWLFARQNGGQFLLRVDDTDQQRNVEEALEPILNGFRWLGLDWDEGPEVGGQYGPYYQSQRSDLYSDAAQKLLDAGHAYRDFATTEEIQDEREAAQQSGEAFTYSRKWMAETPEQVSAFEAEGRQGVVRLKMPREGTLVIDDLIRGEVRFDWSREQDHVIQRADGSCLYHLATVVDDSLMQISHVIRAEEHLSNTPRQVFIAQSLGYELPQFAHLPFVAEPGSKNKLSKRKLDKYLKNRDFAALNKHGQAIAERLGLPTAAETFNPVIVDFYEQIGFLPEAVLNYLLLLGWSLDGEREEFTVEEMVELFSLDRVNKAPASFDPQKLMAFQDRAMQQYDLKKKTAQCVGFLQQAKLVETPPDCSTGPKVSAILSAAGDRVKVGGDILDYGDFFTPDDQLEYEEKAFQKRIVKPEEAVRLLTKFAGVLEGVEDFTAENLDKTLKDFVESEGIKIGQIIHALRVAVTGKAVGFGVFETLEILGRESCLARIQRAITQAA; encoded by the coding sequence ATGAGTGTACGTACGCGTTTTGCCCCTAGCCCTACTGGTTTTCTGCACATCGGGGGGGTTCGCACAGCCCTGTTCAATTGGTTGTTCGCCAGGCAAAACGGCGGGCAGTTTTTATTGCGGGTCGACGATACGGACCAGCAACGCAACGTCGAGGAAGCGCTCGAGCCCATCTTGAACGGTTTTCGCTGGCTGGGACTTGATTGGGACGAAGGCCCCGAAGTTGGTGGCCAGTACGGCCCCTATTATCAATCGCAACGAAGCGATCTCTACTCAGACGCTGCTCAGAAACTGCTCGACGCAGGACACGCCTATCGTGATTTCGCGACCACTGAGGAAATACAAGACGAACGTGAAGCGGCTCAGCAATCTGGCGAAGCCTTTACTTACAGTCGAAAATGGATGGCTGAGACTCCAGAGCAGGTCTCTGCGTTCGAAGCTGAGGGCCGGCAGGGAGTTGTGCGTCTCAAAATGCCCCGCGAGGGCACACTCGTTATCGACGATCTGATTCGTGGCGAGGTTCGCTTTGATTGGTCCCGCGAGCAAGACCATGTTATCCAACGCGCTGATGGTTCTTGCTTGTATCATTTGGCGACCGTCGTCGATGACTCACTCATGCAAATCAGCCACGTAATCCGGGCCGAAGAGCACCTGTCGAACACGCCGCGCCAGGTGTTCATCGCACAGAGTTTGGGCTATGAGCTTCCGCAGTTCGCGCATCTTCCGTTCGTCGCGGAACCCGGCAGCAAGAATAAACTCAGCAAGCGGAAGCTGGACAAGTACCTCAAGAACCGTGACTTTGCCGCGCTCAACAAGCATGGCCAAGCGATTGCCGAACGGCTGGGACTGCCGACTGCTGCGGAAACTTTCAATCCTGTGATTGTCGACTTCTACGAGCAGATCGGCTTTTTGCCTGAGGCGGTGTTGAACTATCTGCTGCTTTTGGGATGGTCGCTCGATGGTGAGCGGGAAGAGTTCACGGTCGAGGAGATGGTCGAACTTTTCTCATTGGACCGCGTCAACAAAGCACCGGCGAGCTTCGATCCACAGAAGCTCATGGCGTTTCAAGATCGGGCCATGCAGCAATACGACTTGAAAAAGAAAACCGCTCAGTGCGTTGGGTTCCTCCAACAAGCGAAGCTTGTCGAAACCCCGCCCGACTGCTCGACCGGTCCCAAGGTGAGTGCCATCCTTTCCGCCGCAGGAGACCGAGTGAAAGTTGGTGGTGATATTCTCGACTATGGTGATTTCTTTACCCCGGACGACCAACTTGAGTACGAAGAGAAAGCCTTCCAAAAACGCATTGTAAAACCTGAGGAAGCGGTCCGCCTGCTCACGAAGTTTGCAGGAGTACTCGAGGGCGTCGAAGATTTCACTGCTGAGAATCTCGACAAGACATTAAAGGACTTCGTCGAGAGCGAAGGGATCAAGATTGGCCAGATCATTCACGCTTTACGAGTCGCCGTGACGGGCAAAGCCGTCGGATTCGGCGTTTTTGAGACACTGGAGATTCTCGGCCGCGAGTCTTGTTTGGCGCGTATCCAGCGGGCGATCACACAGGCCGCCTAG
- a CDS encoding CPXCG motif-containing cysteine-rich protein has product MQPEASYTCDSCGEEIVVPIDITAGTEQEYVEDCPVCCCPNVIRVSLDEEGRAEASGELE; this is encoded by the coding sequence ATGCAACCCGAAGCCTCCTACACCTGCGACAGTTGCGGCGAGGAAATCGTCGTCCCCATCGACATTACCGCTGGGACGGAGCAGGAATACGTTGAAGACTGCCCCGTCTGTTGTTGCCCGAATGTGATTCGCGTTTCATTGGACGAAGAGGGTAGGGCGGAGGCATCTGGGGAGCTGGAATGA